The following coding sequences are from one Heptranchias perlo isolate sHepPer1 chromosome 13, sHepPer1.hap1, whole genome shotgun sequence window:
- the igsf10 gene encoding immunoglobulin superfamily member 10, whose protein sequence is MNAVSRGGLSHFSLHWSLLVILAAFAWCWCVSLACPKPCACYVPTEVHCTFRYLNAVPENIQTHVERINLGYNNLMKLTSDNFAGLASLELLMLHSNKIQEIPDKAFKDLRSLQVLKMSYNKVKALNRETFHGLRNLVRLHMDHNSIEFINPEAFYGLSSLKLLHLEGNMLQELHRDTFVTFRFSQIFKLSSIKHIYLSDNALTSIPSDLLSYIPEIESIYLHGNKWSCDCNLRWLAELNERLPGVIKCKRDRNYPNGQMCPLCTIPSVSRGKNILQLPPSVFACTPPKIQSPLKIRNSTLQEEGDYAAINAKDFVVPLGQMSLNMSDQSGNGCEISCNVHRPSRTPGVTLDQREDYVLLNTSLSTFLVCYVDYEQLQRLWGILALYTDSPLKLERDALLSKTPYMSYLYKQPPATDVHLFTGIEVQIRADPAWLMQGEITLQMDRTRTTLNVLQIRYLTNVQVTLQDLEVKPGKNSWVMIKKENNARMERFVVVGGTVELECQAFGDPAPITEWIFPDGSKVRAPYNSEDSRISITADGKFILRVADLYDTGIYHCVGTNYQDADALSFRVTILDPNVAENDINGPYISKSGGDSIHLPCQATGIPSASISWVLPDHRVLHHTTGNKEITPNGTLRIQRLTSRDSGYYRCLAANRYGIDLLALQVTVTGSRMSSEKENAENNDAAEEDFGSGEHEEDLLESEDLKKKHQLSSENTSEEKRYHSRTDSSEHKSHLTTTTAIGITPRRRMSGGGAKTRWWANRRTLKQPRRRVDPQRWAEYLAKARKNVLTRTPTREITVKPPAKDSSSESSANEEETSGDDLEVPEEGFIMVTTKEPWGDSITRLTEKSTVMVPRLKIIPVVPQSAVKFHTTKPDRKDAMPPILKVPTDSNLFPRVTGATYKKESVRVRPQASTATPLESKSTEANAEMQVTFSGDIKDANYMPTPTPTVLITDTPKEDISSTEKANSVAESQSETVRTHDYHTRIMTITTAKDDGNQILFKTTQKITSPRSSSLSTILTQQIHIIREATTDAPISKPRRFGRRRKFPYTRRFGRPGLRRHRYKVVRPGQRRPAWPEERTAAPALTHSGASSPDRTSSVTQVPSRSPLPLPVPMPQGTSTEAAQTYGQQSGDSSARETANQRARITRKEDVQNVNVHEVTPAHSKVVSQWVTMPDIRARTPASKTTTKPPQTSAAARTTSTTHAIKRPGEMPSHVGFSSTIAVTTAEPATRSSKVVRGKIPWDRLFGVSNQKDVLRRLRKPIQTTRTTTAAPRVSIVPTTPTPHSLRTSPAARDPIKPLFSTANPYGSKIKPTTRLPIVSVRPPIITAPPTTVATIPFIAVTVPTASTTTRRTVFRRRRPGRTRSRVSGATAGRNRLVISAAESRKARPTKTRMPSFPVSAPRPVDIAASTTLAGAQSNKHLLNSDVVSPTAPASQYISKIRHLPSNSRTGQSTAAILPTTNPTILASPTTKTTSRGTITTMLPPSTATKATRQPTIRKKIRPAKMTTVPPVSKPISVTTTTAPLTESNVHPTTVAATSARPLTTAKTTSRAMPRFRVTLHKFTTTAPPRRAPPLPTTARVEKPHWQKSQPEAMSTLRTSTATEWQTALSFTQGPAEYKAATPKLDIDLENTIMHGDGKDQLSNESHPSSPNAIAVDPLAGNRPSKPQLAGGNAASFTVLADSDAFIPCEATGNPLPIISWTKISTGATVTAKAKRGNKFEVFPNGTLSIHKITVQDRGQYLCTAENQHGSDRLLVTLSVVAYPSKILEPRMKDITVHSGYQVEMKCRSEGRPAPTISWILSNRTLVRNSSPFNGRVSVLTDGTLRIKAVTVYDRGNYRCVASNPAGIDTVTVRMQVVAEPPAILEDKSESIKGQVGQNLRLPCTAVGTPQPTVQWMLFDGTEIKPLQFVNTKLFVFTNGTLYVKSLTPSDSGNYECVALSSTGSERRVVSLTVERKQEIPKIVAAFSSKTKVNYGDKLQLHCSATGDPKPKIIWRLPSKLIVDQWHGMGSRVLVLPNGTLTIESITERDAGDYLCVARNKVGDDLMSLKIDVSMKPALIEHKQSIHKHVSYGGDLQVDCKASGSPRPEISWSLPDGTMVNNVLQADDSGSRTRRYVVFGNGTLYYNKVGMAEEGDYTCYAQNTLGKDEMKVRVTVVTAAPRIKKPYKAFLKVKSGDYAMFDCQAVGKPLPKILWMLPTNEIISFSKNRFHLHSNGSLLIKNTRLSDAGEYMCIARNPGGDDTDLFHLDVSSKAPLINGLYRNKTVIKDIAVRHTRKQIDCRAEGTPKPHITWIMPDNIFLNAPYYGSRIVVHLNGTLEIRNVRASDKAEFICVARNDAGEAVLVVNLEVTQMLRRPMFKNPFNEKIIASTESTAILNCSADGHPPPEIIWILPNGTRFTTRYKTARYQIGSNGTFLIHNPTAADTGKYRCAARNKIGYIEKLIILEVGQKPIIHTRPLGLIRSMSGDALYLHCSANGSPKPKIEWTVPGSYVFDRPQINAKYILFENGTLIIRETSVRDRGNYICRAHNHAGDASITIPVIIIAYPPRITNGPPKSVHTTAGSPVQLNCMAIGIPRPEIVWELPNHTVLSTYSKGRPTGSELLHPQGTLVIQRPSAQDSGTYKCTAKSQLGSDSRVTYIQVV, encoded by the exons ATGAATGCGGTCAGCCGAGGAGGCCTGTCTCACTTCTCTTTGCACTGGAGCCTGCTGGTGATCTTGGCCGCTTTCGCCTGGTGCTGGTGCGTCAGCCTTGCTTGCCCCAAACCATGTGCCTGCTACGTGCCCACCGAGGTCCATTGCACCTTCAGATACCTCAACGCCGTCCCGGAAAACATCCAAACTCATGTGGAGCGGATAAATTTGGG TTACAATAACCTGATGAAATTAACAAGCGACAATTTCGCTGGATTGGCAAGTCTCGAACTGTTGATGCTTCACAGCAATAAGATCCAGGAGATACCAGACAAAGCATTTAAAGATTTGCGGTCCCTGCAG GTTCTGAAGATGAGCTACAACAAGGTTAAAGCATTGAATCGTGAGACTTTCCATGGTCTTCGCAACTTGGTGCGGTTACACATGGACCACAACAGCATTGAATTCATTAACCCGGAAGCATTCTACGGGCTCAGTTCATTGAAACTCCTCCACTTAGAAGGAAACATGCTTCAGGAACTTCACAGAGATACATTTGTCACTTTCCGCTTCAGCCAGATCTTCAAATTGTCTTCAATAAAGCACATTTATCTGTCAGATAACGCTCTAACATCCATCCCTAGTGATCTCTTGTCTTACATCCCGGAAATTGAAAGCATCTACCTGCATGGAAACAAATGGTCTTGTGATTGTAACCTGAGGTGGTTAGCTGAACTCAATGAAAGACTGCCAG GAGTAATCAAATGCAAACGAGACCGGAACTATCCCAATGGTCAGATGTGCCCCTTGTGCACGATTCCAAGTGTCTCGCGGGGCAAGAATATTTTACAGCTGCCTCCATCAGTATTTGCGTGCACACCGCCAAAAATACAGTCCCCGCTGAAAATCAGGAACAGCACTCTGCAGGAGGAGGGCGACTACGCTGCCATTAATGCCAAGGACTTTGTGGTACCCTTGGGCCAAATGAGCTTGAACATGAGCGACCAATCTGGGAATGGATGCGAAATAAGCTGCAATGTTCACAGACCCTCGAGAACGCCGGGGGTGACCCTGGATCAAAGAGAAGACTATGTGCTACTAAACACTTCTTTATCAACCTTCCTGGTCTGCTACGTTGACTACGAACAGCTTCAACGGCTGTGGGGCATCTTGGCACTGTACACTGACTCACCTCTAAAACTTGAGAGAGACGCCCTGCTGAGTAAAACGCCTTACATGAGCTATCTTTACAAACAGCCGCCGGCCACGGATGTGCACCTGTTTACTGGTATAGAGGTGCAGATCAGAGCAGATCCTGCTTGGCTGATGCAAGGTGAAATAACCCTGCAGATGGACAGGACCCGGACGACCCTCAACGTTTTGCAAATCAGGTACCTCACAAACGTACAGGTTACCTTGCAAGACTTGGAAGTTAAACCTGGGAAAAATAGCTGGGTGAtgataaagaaagaaaacaatgcAAGAATGGAACGCTTTGTGGTCGTAGGCGGGACAGTCGAGTTGGAGTGCCAAGCCTTTGGTGACCCCGCGCCCATCACTGAATGGATATTTCCAGATGGCAGCAAGGTCCGAGCTCCATACAACAGCGAGGATAGCCGGATTTCAATCACTGCAGATGGCAAATTCATATTAAGGGTGGCTGACCTCTATGACACTGGCATTTATCACTGTGTGGGAACCAATTACCAGGATGCAGATGCGCTGAGCTTCAGGGTTACCATTCTGGACCCCAATGTTGCAGAGAACGATATAAATGGACCTTACATTTCTAAATCTGGTGGCGACTCAATACATCTCCCATGCCAAGCAACTGGAATCCCAAGTGCGTCCATTAGCTGGGTTCTTCCTGACCACAGAGTACTACATCACACTACCGGGAATAAGGAGATAACTCCAAATGGGACTTTAAGGATACAAAGACTAACATCTAGAGACAGTGGCTACTACAGGTGTCTGGCTGCAAACCGTTATGGGATTGATCTCCTGGCATTACAGGTTACGGTTACAGGCTCCAGGATGTCTTCCGAGAAAGAAAATGCAGAAAACAATGACGCAGCAGAGGAAGACTTCGGGTCAGGGGAGCATGAGGAAGACTTGCTGGAGTCTGAagatttgaaaaagaaacatCAGTTATCTTCTGAGAATACGTCGGAAGAGAAGAGATACCATTCTAGGACCGACAGTTCAGAGCACAAATCGCACCTAACAACAACCACAGCAATCGGAATAACACCCAGGAGGAGAATGAGTGGCGGTGGTGCCAAAACACGGTGGTGGGCCAACCGTAGAACACTCAAACAGCCCAGAAGGAGGGTAGACCCCCAACGATGGGCGGAGTATCTGGCAAAGGCCAGAAAGAACGTCTTAACAAGAACTCCAACACGTGAGATCACAGTTAAACCTCCAGCAAAAGATTCATCTTCTGAATCGTCCGCTAACGAGGAAGAAACATCGGGAGATGACTTGGAAGTCCCAGAAGAAGGATTTATAATGGTAACAACCAAAGAACCATGGGGCGATTCAATCACTCGGTTAACTGAGAAATCAACAGTTATGGTTCCTCGGTTGAAGATAATTCCTGTGGTCCCACAATCTGCCGTGAAATTTCACACAACAAAACCAGACAGGAAGGATGCAATGCCCCCAATTCTAAAGGTGCCTACAGATTCCAATCTGTTCCCAAGGGTAACAGGGGCAACTTATAAAAAGGAATCGGTAAGAGTCAGACCCCAAGCGTCAACTGCAACTCCCCTGGAATCTAAATCGACTGAGGCAAATGCAGAAATGCAGGTGACATTTTCTGGTGACATTAAGGACGCCAATTACATGCCAACTCCGACGCCAACTGTATTAATTACAGACACCCCAAAGGAAGATATCTCATCAACAGAAAAGGCTAACTCTGTAGCAGAGTCTCAAAGTGAGACTGTAAGGACACATGACTATCACACTCGCATTATGACCATTACCACGGCCAAAGATGATGGGAATCAAATTCTATTTAAAACAACTCAGAAAATCACTTCCCCGCGGTCCTCCTCTCTGTCCACAATCCTTACTCAGCAGATTCACATCATAAGAGAAGCCACTACCGATGCCCCAATTTCCAAACCACGCCGGTTCGGTAGGAGGAGAAAGTTCCCCTATACACGTCGTTTCGGTAGGCCAGGCTTAAGGAGACACAGGTACAAGGTTGTGAGACCCGGGCAGAGGAGGCCCGCTTGGCCAGAAGAGAGAACGGCGGCGCCCGCATTAACACATTCAGGAGCTTCCAGCCCAGATCGCACGTCCTCTGTCACCCAGGTCCCATCAAGATCTCCACTTCCACTGCCGGTACCAATGCCACAAGGAACAAGTACTGAGGCTGCACAAACGTATGGTCAGCAGTCTGGGGATTCAAGTGCCCGTGAAACTGCAAACCAACGCGCCAGGATTACTCGTAAGGAGGACGTGCAAAATGTAAATGTTCATGAGGTGACACCGGCCCATTCAAAGGTGGTTTCGCAATGGGTGACCATGCCCGATATCAGAGCACGAACCCCTGCCTCTAAAACCACAACAAAACCCCCTCAGACTAGTGCAGCCGCCAGAACGACTTCCACCACACATGCTATCAAGAGACCGGGAGAAATGCCATCTCATGTTGGCTTCTCCTCTACAATTGCTGTAACTACTGCCGAGCCGGCAACAAGGTCCTCCAAGGTTGTTCGAGGAAAGATCCCTTGGGATAGGCTTTTTGGAGTAAGCAATCAGAAGGATGTTCTCAGAAGGCTTCGTAAACCCATCCAGACCACCAGGACTACAACTGCTGCTCCCAGAGTGTCCATCGTTCCAACAACGCCCACTCCTCACAGTTTGAGGACCTCGCCGGCAGCAAGAGACCCGATTAAACCCCTTTTCTCCACCGCGAACCCCTATGGTTCCAAAATAAAGCCAACGACAAGGCTCCCCATTGTCTCCGTCCGTCCACCTATAATCACGGCGCCCCCAACGACTGTTGCCACCATTCCCTTCATTGCAGTGACCGTACCTACCGCATCGACCACCACCCGTAGAACGGTATTCCGTCGCAGGAGACCGGGTAGGACAAGAAGCCGTGTGTCAGGGGCGACTGCGGGTCGTAATCGCTTGGTCATATCAGCAGCTGAAAGTAGGAAGGCGCGTCCGACAAAAACCAGGATGCCTTCATTTCCAGTCAGTGCGCCTCGTCCCGTTGACATTGCAGCCAGCACAACCCTGGCTGGTGCACAATCAAACAAGCACCTTCTAAACTCGGACGTGGTGAGTCCGACTGCACCCGCGAGTCAGTATATTTCTAAGATTCGACATTTACCCAGCAACAGCCGTACCGGCCAGTCAACTGCAGCCATACTACCGACAACCAATCCAACAATCCTAGCCTCGCCTACTACCAAAACCACATCAAGGGGCACCATAACTACAATGCTTCCACCATCTACTGCCACGAAGGCAACTAGGCAGCCTACCATCCGGAAGAAAATACGTCCTGCCAAAATGACAACGGTACCTCCTGTTAGCAAACCAATTAGTGTTACCACAACCACCGCCCCACTCACCGAATCGAATGTGCATCCTACAACTGTGGCTGCAACCTCAGCTCGGCCCCTGACCACAGCCAAAACTACCTCCAGGGCTATGCCCAGATTCCGAGTCACCTTACACAAGTTTACCACGACCGCGCCTCCCAGACGCGCGCCACCCCTGCCCACCACTGCCAGGGTGGAAAAGCCACATTGGCAGAAATCTCAGCCCGAAGCCATGAGCACCTTACGGACAAGTACTGCGACCGAATGGCAAACTGCGCTGAGTTTTACACAGGGGCCGGCAGAATATAAGGCGGCGACTCCCAAGTTAGACATCGACCTTGAAAACACGATAATGCACGGAGATGGCAAGGACCAGCTTTCCAACGAGTCCCACCCCTCGTCACCCAACGCCATCGCCGTGGACCCTTTGGCTGGAAACCGACCCTCCAAACCCCAGCTGGCCGGTGGGAACGCAGCCAGTTTCACCGTCCTGGCCGATTCTGATGCGTTTATACCGTGTGAGGCAACAGGAAACCCGCTTCCCATCATAAGCTGGACAAAAATTTCAACAG GTGCAACTGTCACAGCTAAAGCCAAACGTGGCAATAAATTTGAGGTCTTTCCAAACGGCACCCTGTCCATTCATAAGATCACAGTTCAGGACCGCGGACAGTACCTCTGCACTGCAGAGAACCAGCACGGCTCGGATCGACTTCTAGTCACTCTGTCCGTGGTGGCTTACCCTTCCAAGATATTGGAACCTCGAATGAAGGACATCACGGTACACTCTGGGTACCAGGTAGAGATGAAGTGCAGATCTGAGGGCAGGCCAGCTCCAACTATCTCCTGGATCCTTTCcaacaggactttggtgagaaacAGCAGCCCATTCAACGGGAGGGTCTCGGTGCTGACTGATGGCACCCTCAGAATAAAAGCAGTGACCGTGTACGATCGAGGGAATTACAGGTGTGTGGCCAGTAATCCGGCCGGGATTGACACGGTCACGGTGAGGATGCAGGTGGTGGCGGAACCACCGGCCATCCTGGAAGATAAAAGCGAGAGTATCAAAGGGCAAGTAGGGCAGAACCTCAGACTACCCTGCACTGCTGTGGGGACACCTCAACCCACCGTCCAGTGGATGCTCTTCGATGGGACCGAAATCAAACCTTTGCAGTTCGTTAACACAAAACTGTTTGTCTTTACCAACGGGACGCTTTACGTCAAATCCCTGACTCCGTCTGACAGCGGGAATTATGAATGTGTAGCTCTAAGTTCGACTGGATCGGAGAGGAGGGTTGTGAGTTTAACGGTGGAACGCAAGCAGGAGATCCCCAAGATTGTTGCCGCTTTTTCGAGCAAGACCAAAGTGAACTATGGTGATAAATTGCAACTCCATTGTTCGGCCACGGGAGATCCGAAACCCAAAATCATTTGGAGATTACCTTCCAAGTTAATTGTGGACCAGTGGCACGG aaTGGGAAGCCGTGTCCTGGTATTACCCAATGGGACCTTAACAATTGAATCCATCACGGAGAGAGATGCCGGGGACTACCTGTGCGTCGCCCGAAACAAGGTTGGGGATGACTTGATGTCGCTGAAGATCGATGTGTCCATGAAGCCGGCACTGATTGAACACAAGCAATCCATTCACAAGCACGTTTCGTACGGAGGAGATCTTCAAGTAGACTGCAAAGCCTCTGGATCCCCCCGGCCCGAGATCTCCTGGAGTTTGCCCGATGGGACAATGGTCAATAACGTGTTGCAGGCTGATGACAGTGGCAGCAGGACGCGGAGGTATGTCGTGTTCGGCAATGGGACACTCTACTATAATAAAGTGGGGATGGCGGAAGAAGGGGATTATACGTGTTATGCACAAAACACCCTCGGCAAGGATGAGATGAAAGTTCGTGTGACTGTAGTGACGGCGGCTCCACGTATAAAGAAACCGTACAAAGCATTCCTGAAGGTAAAAAGTGGAGACTACGCAATGTTTGACTGCCAGGCTGTGGGGAAGCCATTGCCAAAGATATTATGGATGCTGCCAACAAACGAAATAATATCATTCTCCAAGAATCGGTTTCACTTGCATTCCAATGGTTCCTTGTTAATCAAAAACACCCGACTCTCCGACGCTGGGGAGTACATGTGCATTGCTCGCAACCCTGGTGGCGATGACACAGATCTCTTCCATTTGGACGTGTCCTCAAAAGCACCGCTCATAAACGGTTTGTACAGGAATAAGACGGTCATCAAGGATATCGCGGTGAGGCACACGAGGAAACAGATTGACTGCAGGGCCGAGGGGACGCCCAAACCGCACATCACGTGGATTATGCCAGATAACATCTTTCTAAATGCCCCCTACTATGGCAGCAGGATTGTCGTCCATTTGAATGGCACTTTGGAAATCCGCAATGTAAGGGCTTCTGACAAAGCCGAATTCATCTGCGTGGCCCGCAACGATGCCGGGGAAGCCGTTTTGGTGGTCAACCTGGAGGTGACCCAGATGCTCAGGAGGCCCATGTTCAAAAATCCATTCAATGAGAAAATTATTGCAAGCACCGAGTCAACAGCCATCCTGAACTGCTCGGCCGACGGCCACCCACCTCCAGAGATTATTTGGATTCTTCCCAATGGAACACGGTTCACAACCAGATACAAGACGGCCCGCTACCAAATAGGTAGTAACGGCACCTTCCTTATTCACAATCCAACCGCAGCGGATACGGGGAAATACCGGTGTGCAGCCAGGAATAAAATCGGATACATAGAGAAACTAATTATCTTGGAGGTTGGCCAGAAACCCATCATACACACTCGGCCATTAGGATTAATACGAAGTATGAGTGGAGATGCTTTGTATCTTCATTGCTCCGCCAATGGCAGTCCAAAGCCAAAAATTGAATGGACCGTACCAGGTAGCTACGTCTTCGATAGACCTCAAATCAACGCTAAGTATATCCTGTTTGAAAATGGGACTTTGATTATTAGGGAAACAAGCGTACGTGACAGAGGCAATTATATTTGCAGAGCGCACAACCATGCCGGTGATGCTTCCATAACAATACCAGTGATCATTATAGCCTACCCGCCTCGTATAACCAACGGACCTCCGAAATCTGTTCACACAACGGCTGGATCACCCGTTCAACTCAACTGCATGGCGATTGGAATTCCCAGGCCAGAAATTGTGTGGGAGCTGCCTAACCACACGGTGCTTTCAACTTACAGCAAGGGTCGGCCCACTGGAAGCGAGCTCCTGCACCCACAGGGAACATTGGTCATCCAAAGGCCATCCGCTCAGGATTCAGGGACATACAAGTGTACGGCCAAGAGCCAGCTGGGCAGTGACTCCAGAGTAACATATATTCAGGTGGTCTGA